A stretch of DNA from Bactrocera neohumeralis isolate Rockhampton chromosome 6, APGP_CSIRO_Bneo_wtdbg2-racon-allhic-juicebox.fasta_v2, whole genome shotgun sequence:
TGACACCGTTTGTGGAACAGCGGGGTATGTTCCCGCTGGACCTGCACCTACTGGCTGAGCACCTGCTCCTGGCCGATATCCTGTTCCTGGTTGTAAGCCTGCTCCTGGTTGTTGTTCAGCACCTGGTTGATAACCTGCTCCTGGCAGATATCCTGTTCCTGGTTGTAATCCTGCTCCGGGTTGTTGTTCAGCTACTGGTTGATAACCTGCTCCTGGTTGATAACCTGCTACTGGCTGGTATCCTGTTCCTGGTCGTAATCCTGCTCCGGGTTGTTGTTCAGCCCCTGCTTGATAACCTGCTCCTGGCTGATATCCTACTCCTGGTTGTAAGCCTACTCCGGGTTGTTGTTCAGCTCCTGGTTGATAACCTGCTCCTGGTTGATATCCTGCTCCTGGTTGATAACCTGCTCCTGGCTGATATCCTATTCCTGGTTGTAAGCCTGCTCCGGGTTGTTGTTCAGCTCCTGGTTGATAACCTGCTCCTGGTTGATATCCTGCTCCAGGTTGATAACCTGCTCCTGGCTGATATCCTGGTCCTGGTTGTAAGCCTGCTCCTGGTTGTTGTTCAGTTCCTGGTTGATAACCTGCTCCTGGTTGATATCCTGCTCCAGGTTGATAACCTGCTCCTGGCTGATATCCTGTTCCTGGTCGTAATCCTGCTCCGGGTTGTTGTTCAGCCCCTGATTGATAACCTGCTCCTTGCTGATATCCTGTTCCTGGTTGTAAGCCTGCTCCGGGTTGTTGTTCAGCTCCTGGTTGATAACCTGCTCCTGGTTGATATCCTGTTCCTGGTTGGTAACCTGCTCCTGGCTGATATCCTGTTCCTGGTTGTAAGCCTGCACCTGGTTGTTGTCCAGATCCTGGTTGATATCCTGCTGTTGGGTGATATCCTATACCTGTGCCTACTCCGGGTTGTAGTCCAGCACCTGGTTGTGCATCTGCTCCTGGTTGAGGACTCACTTGTGGTTGGTAACCTACACCCGGTTGCAAACCTGCACCAGGTTGCAAACCTGCACCAGGTAGCAAGCTCGCTCCTGGTTGATATCCTGCACCTGGTTGTAATTGAGCACCTTGTTGATACCCTACCCCTGGTTGATAACCAGCACCAGGATGAGCTCCCGGACCGCCAATGACATCTGGGGCATAAATTCCACTAGGCCCAGATGGAATACCAGATACTCCACTTCCAGGTTGCCAATAAGATCCAGTTGGATGAGTGCTTACAACTGGTCCAGTTGGCTGACCTCGTGTAACACCACCTGTCGGGATACCAGCTTGACCAGATCCAGGAGCTTGACCGATTGGACTGGGGCCGTAGATTTGAGATCCCGAGGGAATACCAACTCCTGGAGCTTGCACACCAATTGGTTGAGGTCTGCCACCAGTTTGAATACCTGTGGTTCCTGGCGCATAACCACTTTGTGGCCTTGACCCCGTAATAGGTCCCAAACCGGGGGAATAAGCTTGACCCGAACTTAAATCTACACCTTGTTGAATACCACCACCAGGCCTTGAGCTAACCGTCGTACCTATACCAGGTCCATAAATACCACTGGGTGGTGCACCACCACCAATCCCACCTCCCGGTGGCGCAGGTTGACGGCCTGGTTGCGGTACATATAATCCACCAACCTGACCGGGTTGTAAACCGCCACCAACACTTGTGTAAGTTGGCTGTCCGGTTATTTGTGGACCACCTTGTACAAGTGCTCCAGGCCTTTGATCAGCAGCTGATCCGACCACTCCTGTCCCTGGTTGACCAGTAGGAAGGCCAGCACTGGGAGCATACGCACCTCCATGTACAACTTGGCCACCAATTTGCTGACCAGGTCTTGTAGCTCCTTCTACTCTAGGACCACCAATTTGTCCAGTACCATATCCACTACCTGGCCCCAAAGCGCCACCAGGCTGCACGCTCTCTGGTTGTCCATAAATTGCTCCAGGTCTCACAATAGCTCCTGCTTGAGGTCCTCCACCAGCTCCTGTGCCACCAGTTCCAGTTGGTTGACCGATTCCAGGTCCATAAGATGTCCCGGGTCTAGCTCCCGGCCTTATAATCGCACCTGGTTGAACACCAGCATCTGAGCCAGGAGTTGAGGGTCCAGGTCCAATGGGTTGACCACCAACACCAGGTTGTCGTCCGATACCAGCTATTCCACCAGGTCCAACGGGTTGACCACCAGTGCCAACACCATAACCGGCACCAGGTTGTCGCCCAATACCGCCAACACCTCCAGGTCCAATGGGCTGACCAGCAGTACCAACACCATAACCGGCACCAGGTTGTCGCCCAATACCGCCAACACCTCCAGGTCCAATGGGCTGACCAGCAGTACCAACGCCATAACCAGCGCCAGGCTGTCGCCCAATACCGCCCACGCCTCCAGGTCCAACAGGCTGTCCAACAGTACCAACACCATAACCGGCACCGGGCTGTTGTCCAGCAGTAGGGCCTCTTGCACCTAGACCTCCAGGGCCACTAGGCTGTACACCGCCAGGAGCCAAAACACCCCCTTGCCTCAATGTGCCAGCAGCTCCAGGACCCCCAATTGTAGTAGTACCTGCAGTGCCAGGAATGATTCTCAAGGCATCTGGCCTACCACTACCGCCAACATAAGTGAGGGGATCGGGAGAACCCGCGGGATATTCTAAATTAAATATGTGGGTATATTAACTAAGGTATCATGTACCAGTATTGTTAAACATAACTTACCATAAGTGGGACTTGATGCACAATCACTGCAATCTCCCATTGAGAATTGACTCTGTGCTTGTCCCATACCATGGCTTCCAGCTAAATTTGTAgatttaatcatttatttatgtaactatatataatttttctggaGTTCATACAAACTGTTGTTCTAGATCCGTGTTCATTAGCCTCTGCTTCAGCTTTGCCATCCTGTTCTGGTTTTCCAAAATTGAGATACTGAGATTGCGTCTGACCACGCATACTTAAAGGAGAACATAAAATGATTTacgttattttaatttatatctcGACGATGAAACTTACTATCCTCGTCCGCTTCGCTTTGATCTATCCAAATCAAGTTGATCATTATCAACCTCGTAATTCGATTCCGGCACGCTTTCATCTAATGACGCCTGAAACATAAggttaaaatgtattttaagaaCTATGCGAACACcgtcatgtatgtatatctagtaAATGTAATGCATAACTtcacttttaaaatataattaaggaCTCAATAAAGCTATGCAAGACATGGGTGGTCCCGATAgagttacttttttcaatatccttGTTTTGACaagtgagtcgtgtcaagcgtTCATGTTcattttgttcagtattgtatGACATTTCATCAAGAAAAGACTTACggctgaacaacgtttacaaatcgtttaactttattacgaaaatgcacgttctgtaaagaatgttttttgcgccttcgctcaacttataatcaacataatcggcctactgagcgtactattcgccatcttgagacccagaattcattattggataatattcggccGAACGGACGTGGTATAGTCCAgcaagcagtgaagaaaatatagcaaccgtagctgagagtgtacacgaagccCATGGTGAGTCGATTCGGCGTACATGACTGTCGGATGGAACGACTCCGCGCATttcacgtcgagatcttaaattgaaagcgtacaaaatacagcttgtgcaataattgaagccactcgaccttcTCAATCGACATCGCTACGCTTTATGGgctttattgagagaacactttggtgagcagataacttaacgttttgggccggtcgattggtcaccaagatcgtgtgatatcgcaccgttatgtatgtatatgtaaagcctaaagtctatgcagcCAATCCGCTTCTATTCAGAACTCTATagataatctgcaaaaaataaatgtcaaagaattttctttcgaatgataataatcaTTCCCCATTAAACTTGAAGCTTCTGTGTTTTTCATTAAAACAGTAGGAACCTCGAGATAGATCATCCTTTATTAAATTCGTGTATTACTACTTTGAAGTACGTTTTGAAAATAGGAAACATTTAAAGATCCTCATTTTTGTGTTGACCAAAATAACTAGCTCTCTTTTATGTTAGGGGAAATCCTTTTCACTTGTACGTGGATTTGTTTCTAATACCTGGATTCATTACCACATTAAAGCAGCTTAATGGGAAATTGAGAGACTCCAATTCCaattcaaaacaagtaaggaagggctaagttcgggtgtcaccgaacattttatactctcgcatgataaagtgataatcgagatttcattatacgtcatttacatatttttcaaataccgtattttttaaagttttattccgctatcatcattggttcctaatgtatatactcgtattatacagaaaaggcatcagatggaattcaaaatagcgttatattggaagaaggcgtggttatgaaccgatttcacccatatttcgcacatgtcatcagggtgttaagaaaatattatataccgaatttcattgaaatcggtctagtagttcctgagatatggtttttggtccataagtgggcgagaccacgcccattttcaatttttaaaaaaagcctgggtgcagcttccttctgcaatttcttccgtaaaatttagtgtttctgacgttttttgttagtcggttaacgcacttttagtgattttcaacataaccttttatgggaggtgggcgtggttattatccgatttcttccatttttgaactgtatatgggaatgcctaaagaaaacgactctgtagagtttggttgacatagctatagtagtttccgagatatgtacaaaaaacttagtagggggtggggccacacccacttttccaaaaaaaattgcgtccaaatatgcccctccctaatgcgattctttgtgccaaatttcactttaatatctttatttatggcttagttatgacactttatagcttttcggtttccgccattttgtgggcgtggcagttggccgattttgcccatcgtcgaacttaaccttcttatggagccaaggaatacgtataccaagtttcatcatgtctcaatttttactcaagttacagcttgcacggacggacggacagacggacggacggacagacagacatccggatttcgactctactcgtcgccctgatcactttggtatacataaccctatatctgactcttttagttttaggacttacaaacaaccgttatgtgaacaaaactataacactctccttagcaacattgttgcgagagtataaaaaatgaatatttcgCAACAAAAACTTtactgaattaattaaattaaataattatgttttgttaacataattacaaacaattatttttctgtttttttgtcaAGAAGACATCAAATGTAGTTTGCGTTTGtcttttgtgttatttttaaagttgttgATATGTGGCTGAAGCATCTATATCAAACTGTCTTTTTTAAACTCCTGTCCTAACTTTCAATAAATTGGTCCAAATTTCAAAGttcgaagtttttaacacccagaaggaagcgttggaggccctataaagtataaatataaatgatcagtatgttgagcttagtcgatttagccatgttcgtctgtctgtatatatacgaactagtccctctgtttttaagatatcgttttgaaattttgcaaacgtcattttctcttcaagaagctgctcatttgtcggaactgccgatatcggaccactataacatatagctgccatacaaactgaacgatcggaatcaagttcttgtatagaaaacttttacatttgacaatgtatcttcacaaaagttggcacaggttattttctaagtcaacaatgtaatctcgaagaaaattgttcagatcggctaactatagcatatagctgccatacaaactgaatgatcgaaatcaaatgcttgcatgggaaacctcctcatttgacgatatatcttcacgaaatttggtatgagttattgttcataggaataatattatatcgaaagaaattgttcagatcggcttgctatagcatatagctgtcatacaaaccgaacgatcggaatcaagggcttgtatggaaaactttcgcattttatgtggtatcttcacgaaatttgtcatgaaTTACTGCTtcaggtaataatataatctccgcaaaaattgttcaaattgcttccatgcaaactgaacacatagttactcaacgaaatgcacctgtgaagggtatattagcttcggtgcagccgaagttaaagttttttcttgtttgaattAATGTGTGTATGGAATCGCAATTTAGGGGTATCCACGATTTGAAATAAAAGAGCACAAATCAGTAATCAAAGTCCGGCTATACCTATAACTAAATCTAGTGTGTGCCGAGGTCACAATATCTGGAAATTTGAAATGGTGAATTTAAATATAGAACAACTAGGTGTGGTAATATCAGTAATTTAgtaataaaacagaaatttataaaaagcaacTATGACagcaatattttagaaattgaaaGAATATAAAAACTTATATAAGCAAACTTTTAGTGGGATCTCCTGTTTTTTCAGACATTGAGTACTTTTTTCAGATTTCAACTTTATGATTGTGACACTCGCAAATAACGTCAATAAAACTAGTTTAAAATTCGATGTGAAGGggctttttacaaaaattgtgaGGTTAGTAGTATTGACTTGACAGTTAAGTCAAAATAATGATGTATGAATGAGCGTTGACCGCCGCACATAGGTTTCTTAGTGCATACTGCGGCTAAAAATATAAGGAGTTGTCGCAGGACAATGACATTTGGTACATCATTGTTTTGGAttccaatcaagaaaaaaatgaaaaaaatcaaaatcacgcccccttttttacgcccacctcccatataaggtgaaacttaatttttgacctacagcactgatttttggtacatagcatttttatgacattatatatgttggtgttaaatgaccacctcccatacaaactaaattctcttttatcgaatcttcgtgacattctaattttttaaattttatttagtagtAGAAAAATGTTTAGTACGGACGAAGACATTAATAAGTGATGCAACACATCTTGTTAGTGGATAAGTCCAATTCTTCTGGAATGATACAATACAtccttgttatatatatattgcatacttttgggcggtaACATGCCATTTTAGAGTaactcattgtttttttcaaggggggcaatttggggcagctcaattttttttatcgtttagcTGGCTTTAATTCGGTATATGTATGTCGACAGCGGTAGACAGCGCTAAAAAGATACCACTTTGaagaacattgaaattttgaagtccaaattatgttgttccacaatattttttatgcattatttttttcaatggattttaatgcaaatttttttctttgatacatattataaatgaaaaataattttagttgaattttgttttattgtatcaatgatttgacttttgagtaaattttttgctaattttgattTCTCCACTCACCAAGAGCAGTTCTGGACAAAAAACTAATGCAAAGAATAATACTTTGGTAAAATAAAGATAGTTGGTAAcaaactgtgaaattttcattcaaatcaaacggccatttttgaatttcagccacGGAAATCCCAATGTGCGCCGTTCGAATTTTTAGGACCATCTGCATCGATAGTGAAAGTATCGCAAACAACTGAAATCGGACAGAAACTCGCAATTTAAGTGCAAACAATATACTTGGAGATTCTACAAATACTTCACTTatgcttttaaaatttagtatCATATTAAGCATATTTTCCTCATAAgagaaaaatcaataaatagttgtttataaaattttttgggtatttcacgaaattatataaatttttttggggttctATAATTTCACAATACATCATGCACGCCgaagttaaaaatatgtaaagtgttTTCACTCAGTATCCATTTAACTATGTCAACCAAGGTCGGTAGAAACATTTCGTTTAACTTGTTATGCCAcagtgtaaaaataaataaatggttaTGCTCTCAACTACTTTATCTTATTTGGTtcataaaatgtgaaataaatttttatgatagtttgaaattgttaaaaagcAGAAGTTATTGTGGCTTCTATTTTCCTTATAACGAATGCTATTAGCTTCGAAAGTCATTAGCTTATTTTCACCTGAAACCTTTCttcttaaattaattgaaatcggTGCACAATTTTTCTAGATTCCATATACTAAATGTGAGATatctaaatgaaattaaatgacaTGTCTCCATGACCGCTCTGTGATTCAATACTACAGTTATTATGTTATACTTTTACTAAATACAGTTTTTTCTTCCAGTTCGTCCAGTTgatcttatgtatgtatatatatccaGTAAATTTTATGTAGTCTAATAGAATTAAATCGATGTTTTCTAGGGcatgttttaatttattcagaAATCGTTGCAGATTTTCATATAGTCCCCTTTAGCCAATATAAAcaatttcgaacttccggttgctttgtaccgcatatactgtttccaaaaaataaggtgacatttgaatttaaactgcgcgcgtcaaaggatttggagaattatttttttttaggttggcaGTACTGTCAGtaacatttatgtcaaatttcatgtcaaaatattgattagtgtttgagatacgtgtcgtaaaagtgagtttttcgttttttgcgatgtcgaaatttgttgagcaaagaatttgcattaaattttgtttacggaatcaattttctgctgcggatacgttgaggatgatgcagaaagcctttggtgatgaggctatgtctaaaaaaaattgtttacaagtggtatagtgagttccaagccggccgtgaacgtgtcgaagacgaagagcgtccagggcgaccatcaacctcaaccgacgaagctcacgttcaacaaatcaaagatttggtgtggaaaaaccgtcgattaacaattagagaccttgctgatgaagttggcatatcgaaaggctcagccaataccattttgaaggatattttgggcctcaagcgcgtcaaatctcgactggtaccgaaaacattgaattttttggaaaaaaggcgtcgcgttgaagtgtgtgaaacgatgctttccgactaccagggtgtcatgaaacgcattataactggcgatgagacttggatctatgcttacgatcccgaaacaaccgatcaatcgagcgaatatcgtgccaaaagagagccgagaccaaaaaaatcgcgccaaagtcgctcaaaaatcaaggtcatgttgactgttttcttcgattatcgtggtgttgtgcattatgaattccttccaatcggtcaaacagtcaacaaggaatattatttgaacgttatgcgtcgtttgcgtaacgctatccgcctaaaaaggccggaattgtggaaagacaattcttggtttttacaccacgataatgcaccatcccatactgccctcgtaattcgtgatcaaaAAACTCAACTCATATCGTTCcgcacctgatctggcgccgagcgatttctggctattcaccaagctcaaaagaccgctccggggacaccgtttttatacgatagaggagattcaagccacagcgaagacggaactgcaGGCCATCCCGGCAAGTGaatacaaccagtgtttcgaagattggaaaacccgttggcataagtgctttgcatcgggaggggattactttgaaggggattgaattgatttggaagaataaataaggaattttcaaaataaatactatgccaccttattttttggcattgtatcggccaatatgtgcgttatctcaatgaaaattagagAGCGTGTCTTCTCATAATGTtgtatatttgtgcctaaaattaaTACGATTTGGTGAGAACTTAACCTAGCCTTAACTTAACCtaggtatcttaatgaaacccagcCCAGAAACTGGACGATACtacccccaactcccatatgctacataaaacaattttcgttttctAACAAGTTTTTTgccgaataaaaaaataaacaccaAAAAATTTTCTCGAGTATATCTGAGTTatcaaaattaatgcaatcagcTCATCTCTTACTCTGTCCCCAAAATACCCCATAAAATGATTACGGTCTTGCCACCGGTATTTAAACTGTTCGGTTTGGCCAAAGTGTGTTATATTTCAATGAAACTAAATTAAcaagttttctcaaaaattatgtGGTTTAGCGCTGAATTAGAATGAAattggtatgtatgtacctcatatccctaatataaTGATATCCTCTGGTTAATGTTTTCCACATCAACTCAATATACTAAATTTAGACTTTTCGGTCGAGTTGATATGACACATCTCACATTTGAAGacgtttttacataaatttagctaacaatttcattaaataatagaTGATTGATTCTTTCGCAATattttaatactcttgcaacatgttgctgcagaaTATGGAAGTTTTGTTCACCGAACAGTTGTTCGTATCACATataactaatcgagatagatatagagttatatacatataatgatttgtcaaaaaagtcttgcggtatttttattgaattttttttttctttattgaaatttaaatgaatttttgatgaatcatgcccagctcttgaccgatgctacgaatgctactatgccggtctctttcgaccaattcagcgattttatcgcaattttcgacgacaggccttccggagcgtggcgcatcttcgaccacctctacaccagaacgaaaacgttgaaaccatcgttgtgcggtggaaatggaaactgtatcgggtccataaactgcataaattttattggcggcttgagatgcatttttgcctttatcgtagtagtactgtaaaatatgctgtattttctctttattttgctccatgtttgcgacggtataactcacgaacgacttagaAGAAACGACAaccaatcaaacacgtgttagcgcgtgaaatgagctttccaaaaagatatagcatgacccgatgcgacgaataaaactagaactacgcgctttcagcgccaactagcgaaaataccgcaagactattttgacaacctaatatataagtgatcaggatgacgagaaaagttgaaatccgggtgactgtctgtctgtcggcCGTACGTCCGTGCAagcgtaatcgaaccactgccacgcctacaaaacgccattaaccgaaaacctattaaGGCCCATAAGGAAGCACTAAATTGAGATATAATATGGTACAGGGGATCCCAGTAGCgggcaaaaatttttgaaaaagtgggtgtggcaccgccctctaataagtttaatgtacatatctactcAGCTACTACAACGAAATGTGCTTTTCGCAAATATTATACGAGCTCTTTCCGGCAGtgtaaaaatagatgaaatcggaagataacacTGTTCACTCTCCATATAAAGGTTCGGTTAAAAACtgaatcaataaataaaattaataactcctttaaagtatgccaccttatgaccaaaaacttCGCAAATGTAAACTCCAGTatgtagttgacttttgactgaaactatcggtcaatgtatgggattataattgaaattcagagagaaacctttcctgatagtagtcTGCATGTAGGCTAAAAATGTGTTGATTCGGgtaaatacttcccttagcctcTCTAAATATGTGAGTTACCTTAATTAAATTGAGAGAGAGGGTTTTTCTTTTAACGGTACATTTTTGTGCTTAGCGTGAATAAAATTGGGTGAAATCTCGCTCTAGATCATATATAACTAACAAGTCTTATCAACCTGAGAGTACTTCCCTAGCTTTGAccctggcaagttgcaagagtatgatcTGTTCGCTTACACCcgaaattatttcttatttgtttaaaagaaagttttgccaacacctgAAGGTATTATATTTCACCGGATTTGATATTTGCAAGATTGCAAGAGATACATATGTTCGGTTACTCCTGAACTTtg
This window harbors:
- the LOC126761495 gene encoding fibroin heavy chain isoform X11, coding for MLPIRWAFVGIALLIAATNGATIASLDESVPESNYEVDNDQLDLDRSKRSGRGYMRGQTQSQYLNFGKPEQDGKAEAEANEHGSRTTVSGSHGMGQAQSQFSMGDCSDCASSPTYEYPAGSPDPLTYVGGSGRPDALRIIPGTAGTTTIGGPGAAGTLRQGGVLAPGGVQPSGPGGLGARGPTAGQQPGAGYGVGTVGQPVGPGGVGGIGRQPGAGYGVGTAGQPIGPGGVGGIGRQPGAGYGVGTAGQPIGPGGVGGIGRQPGAGYGVGTGGQPVGPGGIAGIGRQPGVGGQPIGPGPSTPGSDAGVQPGAIIRPGARPGTSYGPGIGQPTGTGGTGAGGGPQAGAIVRPGAIYGQPESVQPGGALGPGSGYGTGQIGGPRVEGATRPGQQIGGQVVHGGAYAPSAGLPTGQPGTGVVGSAADQRPGALVQGGPQITGQPTYTSVGGGLQPGQVGGLYVPQPGRQPAPPGGGIGGGAPPSGIYGPGIGTTVSSRPGGGIQQGVDLSSGQAYSPGLGPITGSRPQSGYAPGTTGIQTGGRPQPIGVQAPGVGIPSGSQIYGPSPIGQAPGSGQAGIPTGGVTRGQPTGPVVSTHPTGSYWQPGSGVSGIPSGPSGIYAPDVIGGPGAHPGAGYQPGVGYQQGAQLQPGAGYQPGASLLPGAGLQPGAGLQPGVGYQPQVSPQPGADAQPGAGLQPGVGTGIGYHPTAGYQPGSGQQPGAGLQPGTGYQPGAGYQPGTGYQPGAGYQPGAEQQPGAGLQPGTGYQQGAGYQSGAEQQPGAGLRPGTGYQPGAGYQPGAGYQPGAGYQPGTEQQPGAGLQPGPGYQPGAGYQPGAGYQPGAGYQPGAGYQPGAGYQPGAEQQPGVGLQPGVGYQPGAGYQAGAEQQPGAGLRPGTGYQPVAGYQPGAGYQPVAEQQPGAGLQPGTGYLPGAGYQPGAEQQPGAGLQPGTGYRPGAGAQPVGAGPAGTYPAVPQTVSTYGQVGGDGSGAQQGDIYGPGTLPGSGTFGPLGIPGTGATGVGGIGGAGVLPGGVSVGPSALAYPGAAVPGAGALGEYKEEGPGNLITASGAGGADDAFSQAESSISEGQAAASAQGKKNGGTAKTQVSGTYSATGTFSASASTSDSDRSANAQVSGNSDGAMSQSQGQGGAAQSQAQVQVNSKDGGTKASSQSGGVIHQSQSEVQANDKGGLADSQSSGPGQTSSQAQIGFRPNQDGSAPPTTGGGQASAQSGSHSGQSQSQIQGTSKFGVSYHGAAQSASGTKEQVASYREQNRELFHSISQFGNSDAVTDRVDTVYSGPSGTALTADGNALPDLELKSSKSVKEIVNANKVTDEDSTLNEDEEEEPYDEYDDEDEYYNENSKLDSQTGNKPESQSQYRTYTQNSPTQSQQAAVPNSPDKYLLVQNQNGRVQKYPFRSTTEMVPRGFRGTVNVEKKFHTKAVKSQPTDNDLDSAEEPATPTKHRTPDSYVTVTKSITGSMDNTKNPPQENKNFQSTYYTKSSTCGYFTFSCNIVYGANGRSKICRPKAPANGKC
- the LOC126761495 gene encoding fibroin heavy chain isoform X39, with the protein product MLPIRWAFVGIALLIAATNGATIASLDESVPESNYEVDNDQLDLDRSKRSGRGYMRGQTQSQYLNFGKPEQDGKAEAEANEHGSRTTVSGSHGMGQAQSQFSMGDCSDCASSPTYEYPAGSPDPLTYVGGSGRPDALRIIPGTAGTTTIGGPGAAGTLRQGGVLAPGGVQPSGPGGLGARGPTAGQQPGAGYGVGTVGQPVGPGGVGGIGRQPGAGYGVGTAGQPIGPGGVGGIGRQPGAGYGVGTAGQPIGPGGVGGIGRQPGAGYGVGTGGQPVGPGGIAGIGRQPGVGGQPIGPGPSTPGSDAGVQPGAIIRPGARPGTSYGPGIGQPTGTGGTGAGGGPQAGAIVRPGAIYGQPESVQPGGALGPGSGYGTGQIGGPRVEGATRPGQQIGGQVVHGGAYAPSAGLPTGQPGTGVVGSAADQRPGALVQGGPQITGQPTYTSVGGGLQPGQVGGLYVPQPGRQPAPPGGGIGGGAPPSGIYGPGIGTTVSSRPGGGIQQGVDLSSGQAYSPGLGPITGSRPQSGYAPGTTGIQTGGRPQPIGVQAPGVGIPSGSQIYGPSPIGQAPGSGQAGIPTGGVTRGQPTGPVVSTHPTGSYWQPGSGVSGIPSGPSGIYAPDVIGGPGAHPGAGYQPGVGYQQGAQLQPGAGYQPGASLLPGAGLQPGAGLQPGVGYQPQVSPQPGADAQPGAGLQPGVGTGIGYHPTAGYQPGSGQQPGAGLQPGPGYQPGAGYQPGAGYQPGAGYQPGAEQQPGAGLQPGIGYQPGAGYQPGAGYQPGAGYQPGAEQQPGVGLQPGVGYQPGAGYQAGAEQQPGAGLRPGTGYQPVAGYQPGAGYQPVAEQQPGAGLQPGTGYLPGAGYQPGAEQQPGAGLQPGTGYRPGAGAQPVGAGPAGTYPAVPQTVSTYGQVGGDGSGAQQGDIYGPGTLPGSGTFGPLGIPGTGATGVGGIGGAGVLPGGVSVGPSALAYPGAAVPGAGALGEYKEEGPGNLITASGAGGADDAFSQAESSISEGQAAASAQGKKNGGTAKTQVSGTYSATGTFSASASTSDSDRSANAQVSGNSDGAMSQSQGQGGAAQSQAQVQVNSKDGGTKASSQSGGVIHQSQSEVQANDKGGLADSQSSGPGQTSSQAQIGFRPNQDGSAPPTTGGGQASAQSGSHSGQSQSQIQGTSKFGVSYHGAAQSASGTKEQVASYREQNRELFHSISQFGNSDAVTDRVDTVYSGPSGTALTADGNALPDLELKSSKSVKEIVNANKVTDEDSTLNEDEEEEPYDEYDDEDEYYNENSKLDSQTGNKPESQSQYRTYTQNSPTQSQQAAVPNSPDKYLLVQNQNGRVQKYPFRSTTEMVPRGFRGTVNVEKKFHTKAVKSQPTDNDLDSAEEPATPTKHRTPDSYVTVTKSITGSMDNTKNPPQENKNFQSTYYTKSSTCGYFTFSCNIVYGANGRSKICRPKAPANGKC